One window from the genome of Tindallia magadiensis encodes:
- a CDS encoding class I SAM-dependent methyltransferase, translating into MSSKEYFKEIAEKWDVMSRDFFSEKVREKAYELAEVKPGKKAADIGAGTGFISEGLLDRGLTVIAIDQSNEMLEVMKKNFSGNNSIEYKVGVAEELPIESNSVDYAFANMYIHHVEKPLLAIREMVRILRPGGRIVITDLDKHNHEFLAAEQFDKWLGFEREEVLKWFEDAGLRKVKIDCVESNCCSVASNGSESASISIFAAFGEK; encoded by the coding sequence ATGTCTAGTAAAGAGTATTTTAAGGAAATTGCAGAAAAATGGGATGTTATGAGTAGGGATTTCTTTTCTGAAAAAGTTCGGGAGAAAGCATATGAATTAGCCGAGGTCAAGCCAGGAAAGAAAGCAGCAGATATTGGTGCAGGAACTGGATTTATATCTGAGGGTTTATTAGATCGCGGTTTAACTGTAATCGCTATTGATCAATCGAATGAAATGTTAGAGGTAATGAAAAAGAATTTTAGTGGCAATAATAGTATTGAATATAAGGTCGGAGTAGCAGAAGAATTACCAATTGAAAGTAATAGTGTAGATTATGCCTTTGCTAATATGTATATTCATCATGTAGAAAAGCCTTTACTAGCAATTCGGGAAATGGTTAGGATATTAAGGCCAGGTGGAAGAATAGTCATAACAGACTTAGATAAACATAATCACGAATTTTTAGCCGCAGAGCAGTTCGATAAATGGTTGGGTTTTGAAAGAGAAGAAGTATTAAAGTGGTTTGAAGATGCCGGTTTAAGAAAAGTTAAAATTGATTGTGTTGAATCAAATTGTTGTTCTGTGGCTAGTAATG